A window from Nitrospirota bacterium encodes these proteins:
- the tuf gene encoding elongation factor Tu (EF-Tu; promotes GTP-dependent binding of aminoacyl-tRNA to the A-site of ribosomes during protein biosynthesis; when the tRNA anticodon matches the mRNA codon, GTP hydrolysis results; the inactive EF-Tu-GDP leaves the ribosome and release of GDP is promoted by elongation factor Ts; many prokaryotes have two copies of the gene encoding EF-Tu) — MAKAKFERTKPHCNVGTIGHVDHGKTTLTAAITKVLAMKGQAT; from the coding sequence ATGGCAAAGGCAAAATTTGAGAGGACAAAACCGCATTGCAACGTGGGGACGATCGGACACGTAGACCACGGCAAGACGACGCTGACCGCAGCAATCACCAAGGTGTTGGCGATGAAGGGACAGGCGAC